Within Kineothrix sp. MB12-C1, the genomic segment TCAGATACCGCCTATTGTATAATCCGGTCAGGCTATCCCTGCTGTTTTCACGGCTCAGGCGTTCATTCACCTCGGAAAGCCTCTTATTTTGCTCTTCTATCATCTCCTGTTTCCTATATATTCTTGCACGGTGCCCATTCAAATAAAGAGAAATCGCAAGAGCAGCAAGAGACACAAAAAGGCTGTCCATCCCTTCATAGCGAAACACCTGCAGGGGCTGTACAGATGAAAACGGACTATTCACACTGCATAAAGCAGAAGCCATTCCAAACACAGCAATGCTCTGCCATGGCTCTAATATGGCTAATGCCGAAACGATTAACAATGTAACTATGTATATTATCAACCCGCTTTCTTCCATCTGACCGGATAACATCATCTCGCAGGTGCTAAGTATGACCACCGTTACATACAAAAATCCAAGAGCCCCATAAAGGCCATAATTCTTCCCCTTTTTTACTTCCCAAATAACATCAATTGCAATAAAAAATAGGGTAATGACAAGCAAAGCCATTCCAAAAATGAAGGTTCCGTTTACAATTTCCATCTTTGCCCCGGAAAGATTCCCTGCCAAAAAAGATATTCTCCCCATCTCCGGCAATAAGAGCATAGTAATCCCGTAAATAAGAATAATTCCCCGCAACATATAATATGCATGCTTCGCATCATAAAGCAGCTTGCCCTGCACTGCTTTCCCATATGTTCCACCCGAACATAGTCCCAAATACTTTAATGCTTTTTCCATTCAATCTTCGCCTTCTTTTCCCGCCCAACCATTGAAAACGCAAAAAACACATGAAACCAGCCCCGGTTCCACATGTCTTTTGTAGGGTAAATAATTAATTTATCTTCATTTCTCACTTCAATTTCTTATTTTTCGTATAGGCTTCAAGTATATCACATCGCACTTATGTATTCAACTGATTAATAAAATAATCGGGCAATTGCTGAATCTTTATCCAGAATAAGTGTCTTATTTTCCCCCTGCAAAGAATTTTTCAATGCATCCAGGCTCCTAATATATGTATAGAAATCTGCCTTACTCTCATCGTTATAAGCTTCTGCCAATTTCTTCATATATTCGGATTCGCCTTCCGCTTCTAAAACAGCTGCTTGTTTCCTCGCTTCTGCCAGCATTACCGTTACTGTTTTATCCGTCTGATTCATAATCTTCTGGGCTTCTGATCTTCCCTCGGCCGAGAAGGAAGCTGCAATATTATTTCGTTCAGAAATCATTCGCTCATATACTGCTTCCTTATTATCATCCGGCAAATCCAACAGC encodes:
- a CDS encoding GGDEF domain-containing protein, whose translation is MEKALKYLGLCSGGTYGKAVQGKLLYDAKHAYYMLRGIILIYGITMLLLPEMGRISFLAGNLSGAKMEIVNGTFIFGMALLVITLFFIAIDVIWEVKKGKNYGLYGALGFLYVTVVILSTCEMMLSGQMEESGLIIYIVTLLIVSALAILEPWQSIAVFGMASALCSVNSPFSSVQPLQVFRYEGMDSLFVSLAALAISLYLNGHRARIYRKQEMIEEQNKRLSEVNERLSRENSRDSLTGLYNRRYLTDIVHPRFHESIDRMEQRPLSCLMLDVDYFKQYNDTYGHPKGDECLVRISEIMKECLPMEFAKIIRYGGEEFLIFIFNCDERQALSYAEGLRKAVEESKFMKADDSSSHLTVSIGLCTDIPGGISNLEMRGFIRKADEALYEAKGAGRNCVRVYRKGRA